ACGAGACAGGGATTCGGCGCGTCGGACGGGGCGGCGAAGTAGCGGTCGTACTCGTCCTCGCCGCGGTGGAACTGCTCGTCCACGCCGGTCTCGGCGAACCCGTTGAACCGCTCGACACTGTCGCGCAGCGCGCCGGCCGGCACCCCGGTCAGGCCGGCCAGCTCCTCGAGCGTCTCGGCGCGCACCCAGGCGCCGGAGGCCAGGTACTGCGCGCGGGGTGCTCCGGGAACGCAGTTGATCGCGGGCAACTGGCCGCCCTCGCGCGAGTCGAACACGAAGTGGCACGGGATCCGGGTGGCCGGGTCCGCGGCCAGCACCCGCCCCATCCGGTCGTAGGGCAGCGACTCGTTGGCGAACCGCTCGCCGTTGCGGTCGACGAAGATGCCGCCGCGCAGGCCGAGGAAGAACGCTGCCGACCCGTCCGGCTGCACCAGGGCCGGGCACCACCAGGCTTCGTCCATCAGGTCGGTGGCCGCGCCGATCGCGACCGCGGCCTCGATCGGCTCGCCGGTGTTGGTGCCGCGCGGCCCCATCGTCCAGTCGGGCCGTCCCGGCGTGTCGCAAGCGGCGCGCAGTGCGGCGTTGCCCTCGAAACCACCGGCTGCCAGCAGCACACCGCGCGCCGCTCGCACCCGCAGCGGGCCGTCGTCGGTGTGGGCCTGGACCCCGACGACCCGCCCACCCTCGACCACCAGCCGCTCGACGCACGCCCCGGTGCGCAGCTCGGCGTTCCCGGTCCTGCGCAGCGCGAGCAGCAGCCGGCCGATCAGCGCCTGCCCGCCGCCGAGCGTGTCCCGCGGCACGTCGACGCCGTTGCGCTCGGCCGCGATGGTCGGGCGCAGCAGGGCGAGCAGGTCGGCGTCGAGTTCGGCCGACGGCAGCGGCGCGGGGACGATGTGGCCGCCACCGGGAAGCCGGCCGTCGACCGCGAAGTAGTCGGGGAAGCTGAAGTACCGGAATCGCAGCAGCGGGTCGCGCTCGAGGAACTCGACAAGCTCGGGCGCGGTGCGCAGGTACGCCTCGCGGCGCGGGTCGTCGCCGTCGCCCAGTACCGCGCGCAGATAGGTGCGGCCGCGATCGACGGAGTCCACGACACCGGCGCGCGCCTCGGCCTGGTTGCCGGGCAGGAACAGGCCGGCGCCGGAGTACGCGGACGTGCCGCCGAACAGGGCGGTCTTCTCCAGCACCACCGTCCGCAGCCCGTTGCTCGCTGCCGTGTACGCGCCGGCCAGCGCGCCGCCGCCGGAGCCGACGACCGCCACGTCGCACTCGAGGTCCATCTCGCGACTGTCCCGCGGACAACGCCGAGCGGCCAGGGGCGTCCCGGTCACCGGGAGCGGTCGCGGCGCGCGGCCCGGCCGCGTGGCTAGCGTCGGCCCGATGAACCGCTTCGAGGGCAAGGCGGTGCTGCTCACCGGTGCCGCGTCCGGAATGGGGCGCGCGACGGCGCGGCGGCTCACCGCCGAGGGTGCCGCCGTGTTCGGCGTGGATCGCGACGAGGCGGGGCTGGAGCAGACCGCGGGCGAGATCGGATCGGGCCGCTTCGTCCCGCACGTGGCCGACGTCAGCGACGAGCAGGCGGTGATCGCGGCCGTGGCCGCCGCGCGCGAACAGCTC
This genomic stretch from Jatrophihabitans cynanchi harbors:
- a CDS encoding FAD-binding protein, which translates into the protein MDLECDVAVVGSGGGALAGAYTAASNGLRTVVLEKTALFGGTSAYSGAGLFLPGNQAEARAGVVDSVDRGRTYLRAVLGDGDDPRREAYLRTAPELVEFLERDPLLRFRYFSFPDYFAVDGRLPGGGHIVPAPLPSAELDADLLALLRPTIAAERNGVDVPRDTLGGGQALIGRLLLALRRTGNAELRTGACVERLVVEGGRVVGVQAHTDDGPLRVRAARGVLLAAGGFEGNAALRAACDTPGRPDWTMGPRGTNTGEPIEAAVAIGAATDLMDEAWWCPALVQPDGSAAFFLGLRGGIFVDRNGERFANESLPYDRMGRVLAADPATRIPCHFVFDSREGGQLPAINCVPGAPRAQYLASGAWVRAETLEELAGLTGVPAGALRDSVERFNGFAETGVDEQFHRGEDEYDRYFAAPSDAPNPCLVPLGQPPYHAARVVLGDLGTKGGLRTDADARVLRTDGSAIDGLYAAGNTSASVMGRHYPAPGSPIGTAMVFAYRAARHLAG